Proteins co-encoded in one Kwoniella shandongensis chromosome 12, complete sequence genomic window:
- a CDS encoding transketolase encodes MSSFTDNDVKAVNTIRTLAADVVAKANSGHPGAPMGMAPVAHVLFSRFMKFNSKNPKWINRDRFVLSNGHACALQYILLHLAGYNVTLDDLKAFRQIDSITPGHPEVGVTDGIEVTTGPLGQGIANAVGLAIGQAHMGAVFNKDGFPLIDNYTYAFLGDGCLQEGVASEACSLAGHLKLGNLIAIWDDNRITIDGDTNVSFTEDVEQRYKSYGWNVLHVDNGDDDLAAIEAAINEAKKSTDAPTLIKLRTTIGFGSLGAGGHNVHGAPLKKDDIVQLKKKFGFNPEEFFAVPKETADIYNAAAEKGAKAEAEWKDLFKAYSEKYPKEASELERRVAGRLPDGWEKALPTYTTADAAVGSRKLSETTITKLAEVLPELVGGSADLTGSNLTRWKDAEDFQHPSTGLGSYAGRYFRFGIREHGMTAICNGLAAYGGLIPFGATFLNFVSYAAGAVRLSALSHLRVIQVATHDSIGLGEDGPTHQPVETAAWLRALPNLAFWRPADGNETSASYLVSILSQHTPSVLAFSRQNLPQLAGSSIEKAARGGYVVEDVENPDVVLVSTGSEVTLCAQAIDQLKAKGIKARLVSLPCFEVFNTQSKDYKLSVLPSGPPILSVEAYSTFGWGQYSHDHFGLKAWGSSGPYDKVYAKFDLTPEGISQRAEKVVDFYKKRGQPLFSPLISALDDISE; translated from the exons ATGTCCTCCTTCACTGACAACGACGTCAAGGCCGTCAA CACCATCCGTACTCTTGCTGCGGATGTCGTCGCCAAG GCCAACTCTGGTCACCCTGGTGCTCCCATG GGTATGGCCCCCGTCGCCCACGTTCTTTTCAGTCGATTCATGAAGTTCAACTCTAAAAACCCCAAGTGGATCAACCGAGACCGATTCGTCCTCTCCAACGGTCACGC ATGTGCTCTCCAATACATCTTGCTCCACCTTGCCGGTTACAACGTCACTTTGGACGACCTTAAAGCTTTCCGACAGATCGACTCTATCACCCCCGGTCACCCCGAGGTCGGTGTCACTGACGGTATCGAGGTTACCACCGGTCCTCTCGGTCAAG GTATCGCCAACGCTGTTGGTCTTGCTATCGGTCAGGCTCACATGGGCGCCGTCTTCAACAAGGATGGCTTCCCTTTGATCGACAACTATACCTATG CTTTCCTCGGTGATGGTTGTCTGCAGGAGGGTGTTGCTTCCGAGGCTTGTTCTCTTGCCGG TCACTTGAAATTGGGCAACTTGATCGCCATCTGGGATGACAACA GGATCACCATCGACGGTGACACCAACGTCTCTTTCACGGAGGACGTCGAGCAACGATACAAGTCATACGGTTGGAACGTGCTCCACGTCGACAACGGTGATGA CGATCTCGCTGCCATCGAGGCTGCCATCAACGAGGCCAAGAAGAGTACCGACGCTCCTACCCTCATCAAGCTCAGGACAACTATTGGTTTCGGCTCTCTCGGTGCCGGTGGTCACAACGTCCACGGTGCTC CCCTCAAGAAGGACGACATTGttcagctcaagaagaagttcgGCTTCAACCCCGAGGAGTTCTTCGCCGTCCCCAAGGAGACTGCCGACATCTACAACGCCGCTGCTGAGAAGGGTGCCAAGGCTGAGGCTGAGTGGAAGGACCTCTTCAAGGCTTACTCCGAGAAGTACCCCAAGGAGGCTTCCGAGCTCGAGCGACGAGTTGCCGGCCGTCTTCCTGACGGATGGGAGAAGGCTCTCCCTACATACACCACTGCCGATGCCGCTGTTGGTAGCCGAAAGCTCTCCGagaccaccatcaccaagcTCGCCGAGGTTTTGCCCGAGTTGGTTGGTGGTTCCGCCGACTTGACTGGTTCCAACTTGACTCGATGGAAGGACGCCGAAGACTTCCAGCACCCCTCAACCGGTCTTGGTAGTTACGCTGGTCGATACTTCCGATTCGGTATTCGAGAGCACGGTATGACCGCCATCTGCAACGGTCTCGCTGCTTACGGTGGTCTTATCCCCTTCGGTGCTACTTTCCTTAACTTCGTCTCTTACGCTGCCGGTGCCGTTCGACTATCCGCTTTGTCTCACCTTCGAGTCATCCAAGTCGCTACCCACGACTCTATTGGTCTCGGTGAGGACGGACCTACTCACCAACCGGTTGAGACCGCCGCTTGGCTCCGAGCTCTTCCCAACCTCGCCTTCTGGAGACCTGCCGACGGTAACGAGACCTCTGCTTCTTACCTCGTCTCTATCTTGTCTCAGCACACCCCCTCCGTTTTGGCGTTCTCTCGACAAAACTTGCCTCAACTTGCTGGATCTTCCATCGAGAAGGCTGCTCGAGGTGGATAcgttgttgaggatgttgagaACCCCGACGTCGTTCTCGTTTCTACCGGATCTGAGGTTACCCTCTGTGCCCAGGCCATTGACCAACTTAAGGCCAAGGGCATTAAGGCTCGTCTCGTTTCTTTGCCCTGTTTCGAGGTCTTC AACACCCAATCCAAGGACTACAAGCTCAGCGTCTTGCCCTCTGgtcctcccatcctttccgTTGAGGCTTACTCCACCTTCGGTTGGGGCCAATACTCTCACGACCACTTTGGTCTCAAGGCTTGGGGATCTTCTGGACCATATGACAAGGTTTacgccaag TTTGACTTGACCCCCGAAGGTATCTCCCAGCGGGCTGAGAAGGTTGTTGACTTCTACAAGAAGCGAGGACAGCCTTTGTTCTCTCCTTTGATCTCTGCTTTGGACGACATTTCCGAGTAG